Proteins encoded within one genomic window of Pithys albifrons albifrons isolate INPA30051 chromosome 9, PitAlb_v1, whole genome shotgun sequence:
- the PPP2R2D gene encoding serine/threonine-protein phosphatase 2A 55 kDa regulatory subunit B delta isoform isoform X1 — translation MAGVARAGGDGGGSNELQWCFSQVKGAIDEDVAEADIISTVEFNYSGDLLATGDKGGRVVIFQREQENKGRPLSRGEYNVYSTFQSHEPEFDYLKSLEIEEKINKIRWLPQQNAAHFLLSTNDKTIKLWKISERDKRAEGYNLKDEDGRLRDPVRIKELRVPTLKPMDLMVEASPRRIFANAHTYHINSISVNSDCATYLSADDLRINLWHLEVTNRSFNIVDIKPANMEELTEVITAAEFHPQQCNVFVYSSSKGTIRLCDMRSSALCDRHSKFFEEPEDPSSRSFFSEIISSISDVKFSHNGRYMMTRDYLSVKVWDLNMENRPVETYQVHEYLRSKLCSLYENDCIFDKFECCWNGLDSTIMTGSYNNFFRMFERNTRRDTTLEASRESSKSRAILKPRKVCTGGKRKKDEISVDSLDFNKKILHTAWHPTENFIAVAATNNLYLFQDKVN, via the exons CTGATATAATTTCAACAGTTGAATTTAATTACTCTGGTGATCTTCTTGCAACAGGAGACAAAGGTGGCAGAGTGGTTATATTTCAAAGGGAACAAGAG AATAAAGGCCGTCCTCTCTCTCGGGGAGAATACAATGTTTACAGTACCTTCCAGAGTCACGAGCCCGAGTTTGACTACTTGAAAAGTCTAGAAATTGaggaaaaaatcaataaaatcaGGTGGTTACCACAACAGAATGCTGCTCACTTCCTGCTGTCCACAAATG ATAAAACTATTAAATTATGGAAAATAAGTGAAAGGGATAAAAGAGCCGAAGGTTATAATTTAAAAGATGAAGATGGAAGACTTAGGGATCCTGTCAGAATCAAAGAACTACGG GTGCCCACCCTGAAGCCCATGGACCTGATGGTGGAGGCGAGCCCGCGCCGCATCTTCGCCAACGCGCACACGTACCACATCAACTCCATCTCGGTCAACAGCGACTGCGCCACGTACCTGTCTGCCGACGACCTCCGCATCAACCTCTGGCACCTGGAGGTCACCAACAGGAGCTTCA ACATCGTGGACATCAAGCCTGCCAACATGGAGGAGCTGACGGAGGTGATCACGGCGGCCGAGTTCCACCCTCAGCAGTGCAATGTGTTCGTgtacagcagcagcaagggcaCCATCCGCCTGTGCGACATGCGCTCCTCAGCACTGTGTGACCGCCACTCCAAGT TTTTTGAGGAACCTGAAGATCCTAGCAGCAggtcatttttttcagaaataatatcTTCGATATCTGATGTGAAATTCAGCCACAACGGGCGATACATGATGACAAGGGACTACCTGTCTGTCAAGGTGTGGGACCTCAACATGGAGAACAGGCCCGTGGAGACCTACCAG GTGCACGAGTACCTGCGCAGCAAGCTGTGCTCCCTCTACGAGAACGACTGCATCTTCGACAAGTTCGAGTGCTGCTGGAACGGCCTGGACAG TACAATCATGACTGGATCTTACAACAACTTCTTCAGGATGTTTGAGCGGAACACGCGCCGGGACACCACTCTGGAGGCGtccagggagagcagcaaaTCCCGTGCCATCCTAAAGCCACGCAAGGTGTGCACAGGGGGCAAGAGGAAGAAGGACGAGATCAGCGTTGACAGTCTGGACTTCAACAAGAAGATCCTGCACACAGCATGGCACCCCACGGAGAACTTCATCGCTGTAGCTGCCACCAATAACTTGTATTTATTCCAGGACAAGGTTAACTAG
- the BNIP3 gene encoding BCL2/adenovirus E1B 19 kDa protein-interacting protein 3, giving the protein MSRQSPQEENLQGSWVELHFSSNGHGSASSVSSGSQEPGPASLSIHNGDMEKILLDAQHESGRSSSRESSHCDSPPRSQTPQDSHRALEIESHSSGEKNSFQSEEDFLERRREVERLLRRNADWIWDWSSRPENIPPKEFLFKHPRRAATLSMRNTSVMKKGGIFSAEFLKVFLPSLLLSHLLAIGLGIYIGRRLTTTASSSTF; this is encoded by the exons ATGTCGCGACAGAGCCCGCAGGAGGAGAACCTGCAGG GGTCCTGGGTGGAGCTGCACTTCAGCAGCAACGGgcatggcagtgccagctccgTGTCCTCGGGCAGTCAGGAGCCCGGGCCCGCCTCCCTCTCCATCCACAACGGGGACATGGAGAAGATCCTGCTGGACGCCCAGCACGAGtcgggcaggagcagctccagggagagctcccaCTGCGACAG CCCTCCCCGTTCCCAGACCCCCCAGGACAGTCACAGAGCTCTGGAGATAGAGAGTCACAGCAGTGGGGAAAAgaacagcttccag tccgAGGAGGATTTCCTGGAGCggaggagggaggtggagcGGCTGCTGCGGCGGAACGCGGACTGGATCTGGGACTGGTCCAGCCGGCCCGAGAACATCCCCCCCAA ggaGTTCCTCTTCAAGCACCCCCGGCGTGCAGCCACCCTCAGCATGAGGAACACCAGTGTCATGAAGAAGGGGGGcatcttctctgctgaattcctgaaggtgttcctgccatccctgctgctctctcacCTGCTGGCCATTGGACTGGG GATTTACATCGGGAGGCGCCTGACCACCACGGCTTCCAGCAGCACGTTTTAG
- the PPP2R2D gene encoding serine/threonine-protein phosphatase 2A 55 kDa regulatory subunit B delta isoform isoform X2, translated as MLLTSCCPQMVPTLKPMDLMVEASPRRIFANAHTYHINSISVNSDCATYLSADDLRINLWHLEVTNRSFNIVDIKPANMEELTEVITAAEFHPQQCNVFVYSSSKGTIRLCDMRSSALCDRHSKFFEEPEDPSSRSFFSEIISSISDVKFSHNGRYMMTRDYLSVKVWDLNMENRPVETYQVHEYLRSKLCSLYENDCIFDKFECCWNGLDSTIMTGSYNNFFRMFERNTRRDTTLEASRESSKSRAILKPRKVCTGGKRKKDEISVDSLDFNKKILHTAWHPTENFIAVAATNNLYLFQDKVN; from the exons ATGCTGCTCACTTCCTGCTGTCCACAAATG GTGCCCACCCTGAAGCCCATGGACCTGATGGTGGAGGCGAGCCCGCGCCGCATCTTCGCCAACGCGCACACGTACCACATCAACTCCATCTCGGTCAACAGCGACTGCGCCACGTACCTGTCTGCCGACGACCTCCGCATCAACCTCTGGCACCTGGAGGTCACCAACAGGAGCTTCA ACATCGTGGACATCAAGCCTGCCAACATGGAGGAGCTGACGGAGGTGATCACGGCGGCCGAGTTCCACCCTCAGCAGTGCAATGTGTTCGTgtacagcagcagcaagggcaCCATCCGCCTGTGCGACATGCGCTCCTCAGCACTGTGTGACCGCCACTCCAAGT TTTTTGAGGAACCTGAAGATCCTAGCAGCAggtcatttttttcagaaataatatcTTCGATATCTGATGTGAAATTCAGCCACAACGGGCGATACATGATGACAAGGGACTACCTGTCTGTCAAGGTGTGGGACCTCAACATGGAGAACAGGCCCGTGGAGACCTACCAG GTGCACGAGTACCTGCGCAGCAAGCTGTGCTCCCTCTACGAGAACGACTGCATCTTCGACAAGTTCGAGTGCTGCTGGAACGGCCTGGACAG TACAATCATGACTGGATCTTACAACAACTTCTTCAGGATGTTTGAGCGGAACACGCGCCGGGACACCACTCTGGAGGCGtccagggagagcagcaaaTCCCGTGCCATCCTAAAGCCACGCAAGGTGTGCACAGGGGGCAAGAGGAAGAAGGACGAGATCAGCGTTGACAGTCTGGACTTCAACAAGAAGATCCTGCACACAGCATGGCACCCCACGGAGAACTTCATCGCTGTAGCTGCCACCAATAACTTGTATTTATTCCAGGACAAGGTTAACTAG